The genomic region CACAGAGACGAATGGGGGAGAAATAACGGACAGGCATCTTGGCCCAATTTTGTAAATTTCAATTTCTTGGCCCAATTTAGGCATCAAGGTTGACGCACTGCTCCACAGCATCGTGGACTGTCACCACTAGAATCTTAATCATTGTCTGTACAAAGACATTTTAGGACAGCACTTGGGGAAACTTGGGGTTGAAGAGGTTGGGTATGGAAGTCAGATGGTGGTAAAAGGACTTATGTTTCATACCCTGAATGCATTTTGGCATTTATGAGAATGCTTATGAAAAGTTTAGCTTTGTTTGGCAAAAAAGGGTGGAAGGTCTAAGCAGAGAGTGGGAGCAGATTGGGAGGGCTTTCTGAGCACTGTACCTGTGTGTATTGTGATAGTGTCACCGGCGGTGCCAGTAGTAAAGTTGATCATAGAGTGCTCCTGCATGTTTGGATCCCCATTCTTATGAGGACCTCCAATGTCTCCCTGTTGTGGAGGTGAGATGTAATTAGATGGTGCGCTGCTGGTGTAAGAATGGCTGGGGTACATGTTGCTTTGTTCTTGTGctgtagaaacacacacaaaaaaaaaaagagagacagctGATCTGATCTGATGTTTGCTACTTTTATTACAAATGAAAACACTTCAAATAGAACGGAGAAGGAAACGGAGTAAGGCTTACAATCAAATGTTGACCAGTCTGCATAATCTGTGACATCATTAGATGCAGTCTCATCAAGGACCTGGACAGGCTCCTCAATCTGAGATAGTCAAACATCACTCGCTTCATTATCTCAGAGCATCACACGTGTAAACTTGATATTTAAATACAACCAGAAAATGCTAAGAATGGCTGTGTAtgcttttttactttattgGTTTTCAGGATACAACGACGAAAGGGAGATTACACAACAACGACTTACCAGTGGCAGCCCCAAACCAGCTCTAGCCCAGTTAACAGATGACAACTGTTCCTTCAGCACATCAGCAACTGGGCTGGCCATGTTGGTAGGGGGGAAAACTGGACCCTGGCAGGTGGGACACTGGTATCCTGCTGGGGCCGTATGGAGGGGCAGTCGAGATGCCAGGTTATTAAGACATGCCCAGTGAAACACATCTGTgagggaaaaataaagtttcacTTTGCAGAGATAGGATCAGAATCGTATTTATTTAAGCTATgagcacaattttttttttttttttaaatattccatTAATCTTTGCTGTTCTGCTTACAATGAACTGctggaaaagaaggaaaagaaacttGAATCTCACCATAGCAGATTAGTCTGACAGTGTCCTGTGCAGCGAGCGGATTATTGCACAGAGTACAGTTGGGGTTGTAATCACTGTCCTGAAGCCATTGCAAATATGATTGCACAATACACTGAaggagaaaatgttaaaaacaaaaaaggttacTGTGATGCTACAAGTTTTGCACAAATATGCGTGACACCATGCGTTCACCCACTAACCTTGTTGTGATTGGAGACAAGGCAATGCTCGCACACGTTCACACGGTGTTCGAAGCAGAATAAATTGGTCACTTTTCTCTTTGGACACTTGCAGAGACCCATGGCCACCTGCAATCTGCTGAGGACAAACAAGTAGTTTGTGTTGGActccaaaaaaaaagcatgagctCAGACTGAGGATCACAATTGTCATTTTGTAACTTCAAGGCTATACTCCATTTTACTATGAGCAGAAGCTACAAACATGAAGCATGCCTGTAAAACATGAGACTTTTAAAGGCTCACATTTAATCTAGTTATCCTGAGGTCAGCTGCACTTTAAATACAGCTTAGAGACAAAAAATGACAGAACTttatttgttgatgttttcCTGACAGGAAATGTTTGACAAAATTCCTGACATTGAGTGTAGAAATCctcctgaataaaaaaaaaagtaataagtcGGGTTTTAACTTATGTTGTGCTCAAGAAAATAAACCTATTCAACATCTGGCATGAAAAATATGTAATGGTTTTAATACAAATTTAATTTATAAAGAGCTAGCTTTGTCTGCTCTCTCAGTCACAAAGAGAAACATATATATTTGGTTTGAACCAAATATATTCCCCAAAGAATCTTTGTTTCCTCCTGGGATCAGGAGTTCCAAAGAACAGATCTTATGTTGATAtgttacagtacagtacagagcagggatagctcagtaggtaaagtggtcgccccatgatcggaaggtcggcggttcaaatccacttaacggctaccctgaggtacccctgagcaaggtaccgtccctacacactgctccccgggcgcctgcttagtgggctgcccactgcttcactgagtgaatgggtcaaatgcagagaaaaacaagtaatttccccatggggatcaataaagtatccattattattattattattattattattattattattacttcatACAGAGTTACAAACGATGTTAGTATTGCAGGGGCTGAAGTAAACTTGACTTCAGCTTTTCTGAATTTAGAATTCTATTAAATATAAGTGACGTTTGCTGAGTGTTTTGCCCTAGCTAGGTGATAGTAAGTACAAAGGTTGAAGCATGGGTGGTCTTCATAACTACTTCGCTGATGTCATCCTGCTGTCATATCACAGTCAGCAAATGAACTGTCCCAAACAAACCTAACACTCTTTGGATATTATAACGCAGTTTAAAGGTTGGGGTTCTTTTGTCAACGTGCCACAATTTATATATGAGCAATATACCACTCAAACACGGCAACAGATGCTACTCATTGTATTTACTGTCAgtacttttcatttctttatctgTAATAGTTGCACGCAGTGTTTGGACGTGGGAACTTCCCATAAGTAATTCGGAAACCCAGCTGCTCAGCATCTACGTCTTTTTAGATATCAACTAACACGTCTTGACAGCTGTAACACCCGGCCACAGCTTAATTCTAACATTTAACTGAGCTAACAGCGGCTAGCTGCTAGCTCAACTGGAAGTTACCGGGTAAAGCAGCGTTAGCGAGCTAAACTAGCTAGCTGTTTGAGTTGACGAAGTTCAAATATAGACAATAATTACTGACGTTACCTATCAGACAGACATTAATCGAGTCGCTTTCGCTTTAGGTGATGTGGTACGCCTGTCATTTAAGCTTCCTTGCTGAATTCACATGGAAGGCGGCTCCAGAGGTTGTCATCAGTAAAACTGTTTCCTTCCTCCTTCTGTTTATGTGCCACGTCTCTTCcgcttctctttcttcttcgtgtgtttttgtaaacaaaCCGATTGGCGTATACTGCCATCTGCTGCGTCGAAGCGCACAGGACTACCCTGTTAGAATGATTTGTAAAAAGCTGAATGTTGTCATATCGGTAATTAAATGTACTAAAGTGATAAGTATAAACCTTAGCATGAGCCATGCTTTGTTTTGTAAATCTGTTTCTAATCACAACCCTCTTTGGCGCTTATGCCAAACAGACATAAGTTACAGACCCTGGGCCAAATGTTGGCACTAGCCGACATGTTTTTTTCCTACTTCAAAAATTACTCATGATACAGAATACTTGGAGTATGGCATCTGAGATGTAGATTAAAAGCAGCGTTTTTCATGAAACGATAACACCATTATACCCCCCACCcaaccacccacccacacacccacacacacacacacacacacacacacctcccttttgtttctctttcccctTTTCTCCTAGTCTGCTCTCCAGGGGCTTGTGTCTGACTGATGAAATAAATTTGTCTTCCCTTtctattttcataatactgactGTACAATTAAACTAATTATATAATTCAATCAATCGATAGAtatcgatagatagatagatagatagatagatagatagatagatagatagatagatagatagatagatagatagatagatagatagatagatagatagatagatagatagatagatagatttccTGCATTTTCTATCAATTAGAAATCAGCTATAACGCCAGATAAAGACATTAACCTTTCATCATCAAACCAGGCTGCACAATATAGATTATCGCCCTATGTTTGTGCATGCATTTTTTGAATAGCTGATTAATGATTGTCTGTGCTCATTTACTCTTGTAGATCCCAGCGGTTTGAGCTTCAGTTTGGTTTAGTAATATATCATGAATGCAAATGGGAGTAAAGAAATACAGCAATAACAAACGTGCGTAGAATACTTGATCATTTCAGATGGACATCAGTTgcgaacaaaaaaaacaataaaagaaaagaaaaatcagagctTCTGCTTTAAAAAGTAAAGCGACTTCACATCTTCCACATTGGCCACCATGACGGATCTCAATCCTGCCCTGACAAGCAGCTTTTAAATGCATGGTAATGACATCCCTGCGGGCATGATGCTGCCTGCTCATGCATAATAATGACTTTTTGTCTTTACAGATGCATGTATGCTTGCGTGTGTAAATGGGCATGGATGTATTTGAGAATGAGGATACAAATTGTTTCCTTCACAGTTCACTGCACATGTGAATTGCCTGCAGAGGGAAGCGTTGAGagtaaaatgagaaaatgaaaagtcaaaaataaaactcccccaaaacaaacacaatgtaAAAAATGTCAAGGAAAGAGACTGGCATGTGCTGTATAAGGCTCAAGCCGCTATTCCTCATAGAattgaaatgtcttttttctttaaattctcACTTACAACTTAAgttcttttaattaattttagtgAAATTGCATCAACAAGGAGATTAAAAAAGTGGAGCAGTTCACTCTCATCCACACACTTGTGTGTCTGGGTGGTTTTCTGAAGCAGCATTATTAAACAACTTTGGATACATGTGGGACTGTATCACCACGAGTGGCAAGCTGCATaattccttcaaaataaaaatatgaaaatgagaTTTAATGACTTTGTGCAAATGAGTATGGACTTGTAGTGCCCTTGCTGACAACCAGGGACGAGTATAAATCACTGACAGGGGGTATGAGGGCATGTGGAAAGGGCATTTGAAAAGATTGGAGCTATCAGATGGAAGGGAAATCTAAAGACAAATGACGGAGGCACTGGAGGACAAATCACCCCTGGAGCTGATGCAGCTCGGTCTGAAACAGCGAAAGAGCGTTTAGTTGGGCGAGGCTGGGGGACATTGATTGATCGAGTCTGGCAGTTATTGATCAGTTATCAGCCCTATCTTTGAGGGAAAGTGTTAAGACTCAGGCATAGCTTCTTTGATTTATCTGTGTCACTGTGaagtttttgtgttattttaaatatttctacaTTTACATTACTAAAGAAATACTAATTAAGAAATCCAAACACcatttaaatgaacaaatagCTTTGTTTCAGCAGCGTGCATGGCAGGTTCAGGTCTGTAACGTGGAAGAGAAGATTTAATCATCAGAGCTCGAGATTTGTCACAGTTTCTTGGACCCTAGACAACAATTTTCTGTACACCAAATTATGACTGAACTATAAATCTAACCTTAATTGTAAGTCTTGCAGCTGCACTGTGGAATAGAAACAAATccacatattaaaaataaactctgTGTGTTCCTGCAGATAACACAGAGTTTTTTTTAGATTGTGAATAACACACTGTGTGGCCGATtgcacagtggtgcagtggttagcactgtcacctcacagcaaaaaggtcTTGGCTTCAAATCCACTGGTGGGCTGGAGCCTCTCTGTGTAGAGTTTTCATGTTTATCCCGAGCCTGCATGGCTCCGACTTCCTCCCACTGCTCAAAGActtgcatgttaggttaattgcAGGTTCTGCACCGTCTGTAGGTGTGagcgtgaatggttgtctgtctctgtgtattAGCCCCATAAATCTTGATCTTTCCAGGatgtaccccacctcttgccCTATCCTGCTGAGACCCAAGccaatttttgtttgttgtttgcaatGTTAATTTCTCTTCATTCAGTTGTATTTGATAAGTATAAAAACCAAgaataagttttaaaaagtaatttaaaaaaaaaaaatgaaccaaaAGTAAAGACACTATGAGTATAAAACACTTTATTGAGCAGAATCAAGTACAgttctgtgcaaaagttttgagccacccctcatttctttatattttgcaaagaaatggaaaaatatgcAGCTATTTATTAAAGCATGTGAAAAGCACATATGGAAATGTAATATATatgataaaaacagaatttgtacaattctaatgaacttgaaagtcaatatttaatatgaccactcttcaacacagtctgaactctcttaggcagctttcttgtcatttctttaagtaggcTTCAGGATGattattgagcatgcatcaggaTACGAGGCTTCAGGAATACttttccaggcttcttgaggggaattcaaagctcttctttggatgttggctgccttttgttctgttctctgtcagtaTGATCCCACGCTGCTTCAGTAAAATTAAGGTCAGACCTCTGGGGAAGTCAGTCCATGACTAATAGTGTTCCaaagtgtgtttttctattaagGTATGTGTTTGGgttcattgtcatgctggaaaaTTAGCCATTCAGGCTTTGCAAACAGACACTTTTCAGATGGCATTGCATGATGGATCAAAATAAAATGGCACTTTCCtacattcataattccatcaatttgtTAAGATTCCCAGTTCCACTGGTTGAACTGCAGCCACAAACCAAGACAGTCTCCAACACGTTTTACAGATGACTGTACACACTCACTGCTGTACATCCAGTCTTCCTGtacagtccagttcttgtgtaatttggctaCTTAAACTTCTTGACAGACACCCTTCCACTGGGACCATTTCTGTCGAGGCCCACATGCACCTTCCAGGTCTTTGCTTGATCtttgtcattttgtttcttatgtgcatgactttcagatactgttgatCTGCTGTAGATTAGTTATTTAGACCTGGCTCTCCCACTTTTGTCCTCAGATTTTGTTAAGGACACATTACACAACACGCTGAGATGTGCTAACTGCTGTACCTGTAGAACTATTGCTAAAGGCCACTATAAAACATTACAAGAAtgtctgaaggaaaaaaaactataaagaaatgaaaggtgACTCAACACAATGCTGTAATCTTATGTAAAACCTTTTCCATTAGGAAACAATTTCCCACATGCTCTGTTTATGAAAGACATGCAAATGAAATCCTTCCAGTGATGTGAAGTTGGACATTCAGGATATTTAAAGGTAAATGTTTGTACATGTGAATATATGAATATGTTGTATAATAGATGATATAAACCACTGCAAACTACCATCCATTTGAAAACATAGATTTAAGCTTGTGAATAAAAAGAATGCAAACATTATTGGCTGAGCAAATTTAACTTTactgaattgaattcaattttgTGTCAATGCGCCGTTGTTTTTGTTCCTCTTGAAGCATTCCAgcaaatccaaaataaaaacaatcctgTTTACCCCATTTCTGAGTTTGAGCTATATGTTTGCATTTCCCAATGCGATGTATCTGTTTGCATGTGCTTGTATTTTCTCTGTGTGCGCGTGATTAGTGAAAATGACGCAAAATCGAATCCATGGTCACATAATCACATCATCTAATTCAGAACATAATTACACTCTGGATACTGTTACTTTATCAGGACGGCAGCTCAGAAGCAAATCCATCAGGCTTTGCTCTGAATGAAATTGGACTGAC from Astatotilapia calliptera chromosome 10, fAstCal1.2, whole genome shotgun sequence harbors:
- the zfpl1 gene encoding zinc finger protein-like 1, with protein sequence MGLCKCPKRKVTNLFCFEHRVNVCEHCLVSNHNKCIVQSYLQWLQDSDYNPNCTLCNNPLAAQDTVRLICYDVFHWACLNNLASRLPLHTAPAGYQCPTCQGPVFPPTNMASPVADVLKEQLSSVNWARAGLGLPLIEEPVQVLDETASNDVTDYADWSTFDSQEQSNMYPSHSYTSSAPSNYISPPQQGDIGGPHKNGDPNMQEHSMINFTTGTAGDTITIHTASSPRKVYDTRDGGHSSVTQIDFDDDKYRRRPALSWFAQILKNRTGGKRSSLSWKQRVFMLLLVGVLGFFTLIIIMAKLGRASAGSDPNLDPLLNPNIRVGKN